In Chitinophaga oryzae, the sequence TCAACAAACCGGTCACCCCCTACCACCAGCATAACGAACACAAGATTGTACAGCACCTGCTGCAACAGCTGCAAGCCGGCAAAACCATGGCCCTGCTCACCGACGCAGGCACCCCCGGCGTTTCCGACCCCGGATTCCTGCTGGTCCGTGAGTGTATCCGTGCCGGTGTGCCCGTAGAATGCCTGCCCGGCGCCACCGCTTTTGTGCCCGCTCTTGTCAACAGCGGCATTCCCATGAACCGCTTCATTTTTGAAGGCTTTCTGCCGCTCAAAAAAGGCCGTCATACCCTTTTCACCCAACTCAGTACGGAAGAACGCACCTTCGTTTTTTATGAGTCGCCCATGCGGCTGGTAAAAACCCTGGCCGATCTGATCCAGTACCTCGGACCCGACCGCCAATGCTGCGTTAGCCGCGAACTCACCAAAATGTTCGAAGAAAACAAACGCGGCACCCTCCGGGAAGTACATGACTACTTCCTCGAAAAAGGAGTGAAAGGCGAAATCGTAGTGGTCGTGCAGGGCGCCGGATGATATTTTGATAGTTGGCTATTTTGATAGTTCCCCCCCGATTTTCCCATCTTCTTAAGCCCGACAACCAAATAATTAAATAACCAAATAGCCAAATGGCTAAATGTTGTTTATTTTAGCCCAGGAATCTAAACTAAAACTGAATGAAGCACGGGGTATTAGGAAGCTGCCTCGCCCTTACCATGATGACGGGCAGCTGGTTACAACTAAATGCACAGTCAGATCGCTGGCAACAAAAGGTAAAGTATACAATGGACGTGGCGATGGACGCTCCGGCCAACAAACTGACCGGGAAACAACACCTGGAGTATTTCAACAACTCCCCGGACACGCTGAAGAAAGTCTTTTATCACCTGTACTGGAACGCATTTCAGCCAGGAAGCATGATGGACGTGCGCAGCCGCGAACTGGGCAAAATTGTGCTGGGAAAAGACAAAAACGGTAACCCCCGCCAGGACTGGGACAGCCGTGTACGGGACCGCATCTCCAAACTGAAACCCGATGAAATCGGCTACCAGAA encodes:
- the rsmI gene encoding 16S rRNA (cytidine(1402)-2'-O)-methyltransferase, giving the protein MKLYLIPSPIGNLADITYRAVKVLEEAELVLAEDTRTSGVLLKHYQINKPVTPYHQHNEHKIVQHLLQQLQAGKTMALLTDAGTPGVSDPGFLLVRECIRAGVPVECLPGATAFVPALVNSGIPMNRFIFEGFLPLKKGRHTLFTQLSTEERTFVFYESPMRLVKTLADLIQYLGPDRQCCVSRELTKMFEENKRGTLREVHDYFLEKGVKGEIVVVVQGAG